TGCGTAAATTCTAAAGTTGCTCTTTAGACAATAATGGCTCAAATGACTTTTTCATCAATATAAAGAGCAACGCTAATTTAATTAACCCTTCTGCACGGAGTCTTTTTGCTAATGCAGATTCTCCTGTTTCTAAACGTAATCTTTCCGCATACTCAAAACGTTGCTACATATCAGCATCAATTTCTTCTTTATGTTCCCAATAATAAGCTAAAGGAGAATAAATCTGGCTCATTCTCAAATGTGGATATTGAAAATGCAATTTTTCTGGACTCCAACCATAAGCATGAATGAAAGTAATTAATCCCACAACTTTCATAGATATTCCTTTAATGATTTGTTGCGATCGCTCTAGAAATGGTCTTATATCGGCAACAATAATCTGAACCTGCTCTGCATTTAACTGCCCTACTTGAGTTACTTTACTGTCACCATAGGCAGTGAGATTCATTTCAATTTTGTTCGAGTTCCTGGGGGTGGGTTCCTCTGCCGTTGCTCACAGTAGGTAAAAATTTTGCTTGATATCGTGGCTATGAACTTGGCTATTCGTGTTTAGAACTCGAAAATTCGTGTTTAGAACTCGGAAATTCATGTTCAGAACTCGGCCGTTCATGTTCGGAACCCGGCCGTTCGTGTTCAGAACCCGGAAGTTCATGTTCGGAACTCGGAAGTTCATGTTCGGAACTCGGAAGTTCATGTTCGGAACTCGGAAGTTCATGTTCGGAACTCGGCCGTTCGTGTTCGGAACTCGGATCATCAAAATTTGTAGGGTAGACAGTATTCTGAATTGGTGTCAACTTAACGTGAAATCGGCGGTTAGAAACCGCGTCTACACAGGTAAAACCCACGGAGGTGGGTTAAAAAACCTTAATTTACTCTTAGCCTACGGAGGTGGGCTTTGTTTGTATCTCAATTCTTGTAACAAATATTCTATAAATGTTTTCATCTCAGACGATAGGGAGAAATAACGATAAGCTTCTGCGGAAGTTTCATTTTTCTCCGAAGATAGCAAAACTTTTTTATGCAGCAAGAAAAATTTACTCAAACTATTGTTAATTTTTGTAAAATTGAAGTCTTCAAGACTAGAAACCTGATATCTAGA
The Nostoc punctiforme PCC 73102 genome window above contains:
- a CDS encoding DUF433 domain-containing protein encodes the protein MNLTAYGDSKVTQVGQLNAEQVQIIVADIRPFLERSQQIIKGISMKVVGLITFIHAYGWSPEKLHFQYPHLRMSQIYSPLAYYWEHKEEIDADM